Proteins co-encoded in one Rhodococcus sp. PAMC28707 genomic window:
- a CDS encoding mycofactocin-coupled SDR family oxidoreductase produces the protein MSRMAGKVALITGAGGGMGRMHAVRLAQEGADIIALDLVEAGLAETAALVRAEGRRTVTGVADVRDLAATKDAVALGVAELGRLDTVVANAGVTENVGPSWTIDETLWERSMAVNLTGVWHTVLAGVAALEVAGGSVIIISSTAGISAAPGASHYSAAKHAVVGLARTLANELGPQSIRVNTVHPGAVDTAMTLNPATFARLRPDLADPTVEDVVDVLAARHLLPVPWVESVDVSNAVVFLASDEARYITGTQLVVDAGLTQKAMS, from the coding sequence ATGTCACGGATGGCAGGCAAGGTCGCGTTGATCACCGGCGCAGGCGGAGGAATGGGCCGTATGCACGCGGTGCGGTTGGCCCAGGAGGGCGCGGACATCATCGCGCTCGATCTCGTCGAGGCAGGCCTTGCCGAGACAGCGGCGCTCGTTCGGGCCGAGGGCCGTCGAACCGTCACCGGTGTTGCGGACGTGCGAGATCTGGCCGCGACGAAGGATGCAGTCGCACTCGGGGTGGCCGAGCTCGGCAGGTTGGATACGGTGGTCGCCAATGCCGGAGTGACCGAGAACGTCGGCCCGTCGTGGACGATCGACGAGACTCTGTGGGAGCGGTCGATGGCCGTCAACCTCACCGGGGTCTGGCACACCGTGCTGGCGGGCGTGGCGGCGTTGGAGGTCGCCGGCGGTTCGGTGATCATCATCAGCTCGACGGCCGGCATCAGCGCGGCCCCCGGCGCCTCGCACTACAGCGCAGCCAAACATGCGGTGGTCGGACTGGCCAGGACGCTGGCCAACGAGCTCGGCCCGCAGTCGATTCGCGTCAATACCGTCCACCCAGGCGCGGTGGACACGGCGATGACACTCAACCCGGCCACGTTCGCCCGGCTTCGCCCGGACCTTGCGGATCCAACAGTCGAGGACGTCGTCGATGTGCTCGCCGCGCGGCACCTGTTGCCGGTGCCGTGGGTGGAGTCGGTGGATGTGAGCAACGCGGTGGTGTTCTTGGCCTCGGACGAGGCGCGGTACATCACCGGTACGCAACTGGTGGTCGACGCCGGACTTACCCAGAAAGCGATGTCATGA